In the Ctenopharyngodon idella isolate HZGC_01 chromosome 4, HZGC01, whole genome shotgun sequence genome, one interval contains:
- the LOC127510637 gene encoding nuclear factor 7, ovary-like isoform X8 has translation MNKILQEEFNTALTSLQTKLKQGEQMKKEYDGIIEHIESQAEQTECQIKEEFEKLHQFLRDEEEATITALREEEEQKKQMMKKKLEEMKRHISSLSHTIKDMEEMMKANDVSFLKNFNVTMERVQISQPDPQMSPGALIHVSHYLGNLSFRVWKKMLETVQHTPLTLDPNTAHPRLTLSTDLTSVSYSGEGKKCPDNPERFNRYPCVLSSEGFNSGTHCWDVEVGDNTYWSLGITTASNQRKGNVFFKSNVWRVRYMNRIYSSQSPEQPRTAFTVKEKLQRVRVQLDYDGGTVSFSNPVTKNNLCTFRTSFTETVFPFLYNRCTTSPLRILPVKLFVTVENHS, from the exons ATGAACAAGATCCTGCAG GAGGAATTTAATACAGCACTGACATCCTTACAAACCAAGCTCAAACAAGGAGAACAAATGAAAAAAGAGTATGATGGAATAATTGAACACATCGAG TCTCAAGCTGAGCAAACAGAGTGTCAGATTAAAGAAGAGTTTGAGAAGcttcatcagtttctcagagatgaagaagaagctacaatcactgcactgagggaggaagaggagcagaagaagcagatgatgaagaagaagctGGAGGAGATGAAGAGACACATCTcatctctttcacacacaatcaAAGACATGGAGGAGATGATGAAAGCCAATGACGTCTCGTTTCTAAAG AACTTTAACGTCACAATGGAAAG AGTCCAGATCTCACAGCCGGATCCACAGATGAGTCCTGGAGCTTTGATTCATGTGTCACATTACCTGGGCAACCTGTCCTTCAGAGTCTGGAAGAAGATGCTGGAAACTGTCCAACACA CTCCGTTGACTCTAgatccaaacacagcacatccTCGGCTCACACTCTCTACTGATCTGACCAGTGTGTCGTACAGTGGTGAAGGTAAAAAGTGTCCTGATAATCCAGAGAGGTTTAACAGGTATCCATGTGTCCTGAGTTCTGAGGGCTTTAACTCAGGAACACACTGCTGGGATGTGGAGGTTGGTGACAATACATACTGGAGTCTTGGAATAACCACAGCATCAAACCAAAGGAAGGgaaatgttttctttaagtCTAATGTCTGGCGTGTGCGGTACATGAACAGAATATACAGCTCACAATCCCCAGAGCAACCCAGGACTGCCTTTACTGTTAAAGAGAAGCTTCAGCGTGTGAGAGTTCAGCTGGACTATGACGGAGGAACCGTGTCATTCTCTAATCCTGTAACCAAAAACAATCTGTGCACATTCAGGACATCCTTCACAGAGACTGTCTTTCCATTCTTATATAATCGCTGCACAACTTCCCCTCTGAGGATTTTACCAGTTAAACTGTTTGTAACAGTAGAAAATCACAGTTAA
- the LOC127510637 gene encoding nuclear factor 7, ovary-like isoform X1: protein MDSKSAEELSCPVCCEIFKVPVILSCSHSICKECLQQFWKTKKSQECPVCRRRSSKQEPPINLALKNLCDSLIKEGNEEICNLHSEKLKLVCLEDKQPVCLVCRDSEKHANHTFRPISEVLSSYKEEFNTALTSLQTKLKQGEQMKKEYDGIIEHIESQAEQTECQIKEEFEKLHQFLRDEEEATITALREEEEQKKQMMKKKLEEMKRHISSLSHTIKDMEEMMKANDVSFLKNFNVTMERVQISQPDPQMSPGALIHVSHYLGNLSFRVWKKMLETVQHTPLTLDPNTAHPRLTLSTDLTSVSYSGEGKKCPDNPERFNRYPCVLSSEGFNSGTHCWDVEVGDNTYWSLGITTASNQRKGNVFFKSNVWRVRYMNRIYSSQSPEQPRTAFTVKEKLQRVRVQLDYDGGTVSFSNPVTKNNLCTFRTSFTETVFPFLYNRCTTSPLRILPVKLFVTVENHS, encoded by the exons ATGGATTCAAAATCTGCGGAAGAGCTTTCTTGTCCtgtttgctgtgaaatcttcaaGGTTCCTGTTATTCTGTCCTGTAGTCACAGTATTTGTAAAGAGTGTCTACAACAGTTCTGGAAAACTAAGAAATCTCAGGAGTGTCCTGTCTGCAGGAGAAGATCCTCAAAACAAGAACCTCCAATTAATCTAGCGTTAAAAAACTTGTGTGATTCATTGATAAAGGAGGGAAATGAGGAGATCTGCAACTTACACAGTGAGAAACTCAAACTCGTCTGTCTGGAGGACAAACAGCCTGTGTGTTTAGTGTGCAGAGACTCAGAGAAACACGCCAATCACACATTCAGACCCATCAGTGAAGTGCTTTCATCTTACAAG GAGGAATTTAATACAGCACTGACATCCTTACAAACCAAGCTCAAACAAGGAGAACAAATGAAAAAAGAGTATGATGGAATAATTGAACACATCGAG TCTCAAGCTGAGCAAACAGAGTGTCAGATTAAAGAAGAGTTTGAGAAGcttcatcagtttctcagagatgaagaagaagctacaatcactgcactgagggaggaagaggagcagaagaagcagatgatgaagaagaagctGGAGGAGATGAAGAGACACATCTcatctctttcacacacaatcaAAGACATGGAGGAGATGATGAAAGCCAATGACGTCTCGTTTCTAAAG AACTTTAACGTCACAATGGAAAG AGTCCAGATCTCACAGCCGGATCCACAGATGAGTCCTGGAGCTTTGATTCATGTGTCACATTACCTGGGCAACCTGTCCTTCAGAGTCTGGAAGAAGATGCTGGAAACTGTCCAACACA CTCCGTTGACTCTAgatccaaacacagcacatccTCGGCTCACACTCTCTACTGATCTGACCAGTGTGTCGTACAGTGGTGAAGGTAAAAAGTGTCCTGATAATCCAGAGAGGTTTAACAGGTATCCATGTGTCCTGAGTTCTGAGGGCTTTAACTCAGGAACACACTGCTGGGATGTGGAGGTTGGTGACAATACATACTGGAGTCTTGGAATAACCACAGCATCAAACCAAAGGAAGGgaaatgttttctttaagtCTAATGTCTGGCGTGTGCGGTACATGAACAGAATATACAGCTCACAATCCCCAGAGCAACCCAGGACTGCCTTTACTGTTAAAGAGAAGCTTCAGCGTGTGAGAGTTCAGCTGGACTATGACGGAGGAACCGTGTCATTCTCTAATCCTGTAACCAAAAACAATCTGTGCACATTCAGGACATCCTTCACAGAGACTGTCTTTCCATTCTTATATAATCGCTGCACAACTTCCCCTCTGAGGATTTTACCAGTTAAACTGTTTGTAACAGTAGAAAATCACAGTTAA